The Thalassotalea nanhaiensis genome has a window encoding:
- a CDS encoding EF-hand domain-containing protein: protein MKAKMFTVAALLTLSFSASANDYFNSFDVDKNGYIDINEHKQMSKGWMDKKGIKDEKLRAKYNQGGFDKKDANKDGKLTLEEFKKAQKKKKKNKNK from the coding sequence ATGAAAGCCAAAATGTTCACAGTAGCAGCGTTACTAACGTTAAGTTTTTCAGCATCGGCAAACGACTACTTCAATAGTTTTGATGTAGATAAAAATGGCTATATCGATATCAACGAACATAAACAAATGTCGAAAGGTTGGATGGATAAAAAAGGCATTAAGGATGAAAAGCTGAGAGCTAAATATAATCAAGGTGGCTTCGATAAAAAAGATGCCAATAAAGATGGAAAGCTAACACTTGAAGAGTTTAAAAAAGCTCAAAAAAAGAAGAAAAAAAATAAAAACAAATAA